The Solibacillus sp. FSL R7-0682 genome includes a window with the following:
- a CDS encoding S-layer homology domain-containing protein, which produces MAKQSKATKVVIASLLATSAIVPAMAVSAEVGGTVTKSTDTTTTAATQTIDFKVEDATGHLGNYIKGPGKLVEMSGKKYIEIAASDALLAMITSATVDGKSIIIEHSGKKHIYVPVTEEYAPVTIELEVLLMGNPLKSTATLTPDKSTITGGETETKPEEPKEEKLFTPKEYKSVANGSYDVKWDAYKGNVGNYTSITGQLSPNAKLVVKEGKYFVEISTIAKSNHMITAITVEGKEAEVISGTANEGDVRVFSFEIDSIGDLHAAKIDLNVGGGRMMSHDFGFAIETANLVLPEVGTTPEVKPEEPTATTAPVYVYKDGTNELSIMHNKYLDDEVTITETAAGYDVDVTFPEGQHLIDFKVEGATVALKSEEVEGANTVKIYTVSVGDLSTIYNATADLKVVVNGATLYETKHALQLQFGGKQNPFTDIVKDGHYGYIVNLYSADIFKEADKFNPKDPLKRYQFALMLNRALDLDVPATTNFTDIAKLDAETQDAVKALNAYGIINGTTATTFGAGDGIKRQHAALMIYRLLVKNGYEPTGATANFTDLPKDAEAVKAIAELNHLGIMTGYQGKVTPNAVLTRSQMAKIVNNSLNVLEGLK; this is translated from the coding sequence ATGGCTAAACAATCAAAAGCAACAAAAGTAGTAATCGCTTCATTATTAGCGACTTCTGCCATCGTGCCAGCTATGGCGGTATCTGCTGAGGTAGGCGGTACAGTAACAAAATCTACAGATACAACTACAACTGCAGCAACTCAAACAATCGATTTTAAAGTAGAGGATGCAACAGGACATTTAGGAAATTATATTAAGGGTCCAGGTAAATTAGTCGAAATGAGCGGTAAAAAGTACATTGAAATTGCTGCATCTGACGCTCTTTTAGCAATGATTACTTCAGCGACGGTTGATGGGAAATCAATTATCATTGAACACAGTGGAAAAAAACATATTTATGTACCTGTTACTGAAGAATATGCACCTGTAACAATTGAATTAGAAGTTCTACTTATGGGTAACCCATTAAAATCTACAGCGACATTAACGCCAGATAAATCTACAATTACTGGTGGAGAAACAGAAACAAAGCCAGAAGAGCCAAAAGAAGAAAAGTTATTCACTCCTAAAGAATACAAGTCAGTTGCAAATGGTTCATACGATGTAAAATGGGATGCATACAAAGGGAATGTTGGTAATTACACTTCTATTACAGGACAACTATCTCCTAATGCAAAATTAGTAGTTAAAGAAGGTAAATATTTTGTTGAGATTTCTACGATTGCAAAATCGAATCATATGATCACTGCGATTACAGTAGAAGGTAAAGAAGCAGAAGTAATTTCAGGAACAGCTAATGAAGGAGATGTTCGTGTATTCAGCTTTGAAATCGATTCAATTGGTGACTTACATGCTGCTAAAATTGATTTGAATGTTGGTGGTGGCCGTATGATGTCACACGACTTTGGTTTTGCAATCGAAACAGCTAATCTTGTATTACCAGAAGTAGGTACAACTCCAGAAGTGAAGCCAGAAGAGCCAACAGCTACAACTGCACCAGTTTATGTATATAAAGATGGCACAAACGAATTATCAATTATGCATAACAAATATTTAGACGATGAAGTAACAATTACAGAAACTGCTGCAGGTTATGATGTAGATGTAACTTTCCCAGAAGGCCAACATTTAATCGACTTCAAAGTGGAAGGTGCTACAGTGGCATTAAAATCAGAAGAGGTTGAAGGGGCAAACACTGTAAAAATCTACACTGTATCAGTAGGTGATTTATCTACAATTTACAATGCTACAGCTGACTTAAAGGTAGTTGTAAATGGTGCAACTTTATATGAAACGAAGCATGCTTTACAATTACAGTTTGGCGGTAAGCAAAACCCATTCACTGATATTGTAAAAGATGGGCACTATGGTTACATTGTAAACTTATATTCTGCTGATATTTTCAAAGAAGCAGATAAGTTTAATCCGAAAGATCCATTAAAACGCTATCAATTTGCATTAATGTTAAATCGTGCTTTAGATTTAGATGTTCCAGCTACAACGAACTTCACTGATATCGCGAAGTTAGATGCAGAAACGCAAGATGCAGTAAAAGCATTAAACGCATACGGCATTATTAACGGTACAACTGCAACAACTTTTGGTGCTGGGGACGGCATTAAACGTCAACACGCTGCATTAATGATCTACCGTTTATTAGTGAAAAACGGTTATGAACCAACAGGTGCTACTGCAAACTTCACTGACTTACCAAAGGATGCTGAAGCAGTAAAAGCAATCGCAGAGTTAAACCACTTAGGTATTATGACTGGCTACCAAGGTAAAGTTACACCAAATGCTGTATTAACTCGCTCTCAAATGGCTAAAATTGTTAATAACTCATTAAACGTTCTTGAAGGTTTAAAATAA
- a CDS encoding EfeM/EfeO family lipoprotein codes for MKYSKTLMAILVATSVLAACGQKEEDTVEQPEQHQEVEIEVAIEADKFKEFVSSQMDDFVTDTQLLASLVKEGKLEEAQKLYPLVTMYYERMQPIASNFEELDVAVNGVITKGKENEVTGFQRLAYGLFTEKQTSGYEEIASKLASDVKALQEALSSLDVTKNNVLVSASLMFDTMLKDRLTTSSIANNEVYAVKAQTEAAQEIVKIFMPRVEANSAANATEKLAILEEVIAYYEVGKEDYVNYSFFTTKQKEELSTAIKDAQTALEKMNDTLK; via the coding sequence ATGAAATATTCTAAAACGTTAATGGCCATTTTAGTAGCAACGAGTGTGCTAGCAGCCTGTGGACAAAAAGAAGAGGACACTGTAGAGCAACCTGAACAACATCAAGAAGTTGAGATTGAGGTTGCCATTGAGGCAGATAAATTTAAAGAATTTGTGTCATCGCAAATGGATGATTTTGTGACAGATACACAACTACTTGCATCACTCGTAAAGGAAGGGAAGCTTGAGGAAGCGCAAAAGCTATATCCGTTAGTAACGATGTATTATGAGCGAATGCAGCCAATTGCTTCAAATTTTGAAGAGTTGGATGTAGCGGTGAATGGGGTAATAACGAAAGGGAAAGAAAATGAAGTGACTGGATTTCAGCGATTAGCGTATGGCTTATTTACAGAAAAGCAAACGTCTGGATATGAGGAAATTGCATCGAAGTTAGCAAGTGATGTAAAGGCACTTCAAGAAGCGTTATCATCTTTAGATGTGACTAAAAATAATGTATTAGTATCAGCAAGTTTAATGTTTGATACAATGCTAAAAGATCGCTTGACAACATCAAGCATTGCTAATAACGAAGTATACGCTGTTAAGGCTCAAACAGAGGCTGCACAGGAAATCGTTAAAATTTTCATGCCGCGTGTTGAGGCAAATAGTGCTGCAAATGCAACAGAAAAATTAGCAATACTCGAAGAAGTAATCGCTTACTATGAAGTAGGAAAAGAAGATTATGTAAACTATAGCTTCTTTACAACGAAACAAAAAGAAGAGTTAAGTACAGCAATTAAAGATGCTCAGACAGCTTTAGAAAAAATGAATGATACATTGAAATAA
- the isdE gene encoding heme ABC transporter substrate-binding protein IsdE translates to MKKWLTGLALSIAVLTGCGDDSSEAETPANKTTGEHTSATAQEEEHRIIAGTVVIAQILDRLNLDAIAIPDTVKELPSRFDDLPNIGNAMDPDAEIIKSLNPTEVLSVSTLEYDLKDKFEQLKIPTDFVDLTGIESMMDEISVIGERYNRVEEAKALNAELQQQIEAVETTASSKEKPRVLILLGVPGSYLVATENSYAGDLVRLAGGENVMAGQKAEYLPSNTEYLYESNPDIILRLAHGMPDEVIKMFDEEFVTNDVWKHFNAVKNGEVYDLEEELFGTTAALNVPEALNKLVEIFYN, encoded by the coding sequence ATGAAAAAATGGCTTACAGGATTAGCGTTAAGTATTGCTGTTCTTACTGGCTGTGGTGATGATTCATCTGAAGCTGAAACACCTGCTAACAAGACAACAGGTGAACATACGTCAGCGACTGCACAGGAGGAAGAGCATCGTATTATAGCTGGGACGGTTGTCATTGCACAAATTTTAGACAGATTGAACTTAGATGCGATTGCGATTCCAGACACTGTAAAGGAATTACCATCTCGCTTTGATGACTTACCAAACATCGGGAATGCGATGGATCCGGATGCAGAAATTATAAAATCATTGAATCCGACCGAAGTATTGTCCGTATCCACGTTAGAGTACGATTTAAAGGATAAATTTGAACAATTAAAAATTCCAACTGATTTTGTCGATCTAACAGGTATTGAATCGATGATGGATGAAATATCTGTAATTGGCGAGCGTTATAATCGTGTTGAGGAAGCAAAAGCACTTAACGCAGAGCTGCAACAGCAAATTGAAGCAGTTGAAACGACAGCTAGTTCCAAGGAAAAACCACGTGTTTTAATTTTACTTGGTGTTCCAGGTAGTTATTTAGTAGCAACAGAAAATTCCTATGCAGGAGACTTAGTTCGTCTTGCTGGTGGCGAAAATGTAATGGCCGGACAAAAGGCGGAATATTTACCGTCAAATACGGAATATTTATATGAATCCAATCCAGATATTATTTTACGATTAGCACATGGAATGCCGGATGAAGTAATTAAAATGTTTGATGAGGAATTTGTAACGAACGATGTATGGAAGCACTTCAACGCAGTTAAAAATGGCGAGGTATATGATTTAGAAGAGGAATTATTCGGTACAACCGCTGCCTTAAATGTACCAGAAGCCTTAAATAAATTAGTTGAAATCTTCTATAATTAA
- a CDS encoding FecCD family ABC transporter permease, with protein MTKKLISFVAITILLFVTIVYSATTGSIQMSFMDFLTGMFDANNEKMAAIKDLRFPRIIVALFAGAALSVAGVLLQAIMRNPLADAGFIGISAGAAFTKLFIVSFVPTLFFFSPFAAFIGGALACFFVFLLSWKSGLNPLKLILVGIAINAMFSGLTEAMISFGASTAGSITSILTLKTWDDVSLIAIYGSIGLILSFVLYAWCNVLVLSDKTAKSIGFNVTGARIFIAVVAVMLAASSVVVAGVISFVGILVPHIARRLVGYDHKVLIPFTALLGAFIILLADTLGRTMFAPMEIPASTIMAIIGGPFLIFLLRKE; from the coding sequence GTGACAAAAAAATTGATAAGCTTTGTGGCAATTACTATTTTACTATTCGTTACAATTGTCTATTCTGCTACAACAGGTAGTATTCAAATGTCATTTATGGACTTTTTAACGGGAATGTTTGATGCAAATAATGAGAAAATGGCTGCTATTAAAGATTTACGTTTTCCTCGAATTATAGTCGCACTGTTTGCAGGGGCGGCACTTTCGGTAGCAGGGGTATTACTGCAGGCGATTATGCGTAATCCATTAGCAGATGCTGGTTTTATTGGGATTTCAGCTGGTGCAGCATTTACAAAATTATTTATTGTGTCATTTGTTCCGACACTATTCTTCTTCTCACCATTCGCGGCATTTATTGGTGGGGCACTAGCATGCTTCTTCGTGTTCCTATTATCTTGGAAATCAGGTTTAAATCCATTGAAATTAATCCTAGTCGGGATTGCTATTAATGCAATGTTCTCGGGCTTAACAGAAGCGATGATTAGCTTCGGGGCATCAACGGCTGGTTCGATTACATCAATCTTAACATTAAAAACTTGGGATGATGTTTCACTCATTGCAATTTACGGTTCAATTGGGCTTATTTTATCATTTGTTTTATATGCATGGTGTAATGTGTTAGTACTTTCGGATAAAACAGCAAAAAGCATTGGTTTTAATGTTACTGGTGCACGTATTTTTATTGCTGTTGTTGCTGTTATGCTTGCGGCTTCTTCAGTGGTCGTAGCGGGAGTAATTTCATTTGTTGGTATTTTAGTGCCGCATATTGCACGCCGTTTAGTTGGTTATGATCATAAGGTGTTAATTCCTTTTACAGCACTTCTTGGTGCCTTTATCATCTTATTAGCGGATACGTTAGGACGTACAATGTTTGCGCCAATGGAAATCCCGGCCTCTACAATAATGGCAATTATCGGTGGACCGTTCTTAATATTTTTACTTAGAAAAGAGTGA
- the isdC gene encoding heme uptake protein IsdC has product MKKYLLTVLIAILIVGLQLPAIGNAAIADGTYSVNYQVNKPGSNSASMANDYFLKPAKLTVNNGKMTMQLTIKKSAWVTEFNPPGGAKLISTNEAADQRVVQFSLSNANLVTIGMKIDIDDIDYHHAYSVDFVFDSSALPQAKQEEPKQEPKQTTPATTSPATNAGSTNQSSGSNTSSNTPATSKEKEQTGSSNEQSSTSTENDDSSKSEEQVASSENEQAEQSEVVENPETSDNLPIFAMLLFAAALIVFIRTKKSKTIG; this is encoded by the coding sequence ATGAAAAAATATCTCTTAACCGTATTGATTGCTATTTTAATTGTAGGCCTACAATTACCTGCAATTGGGAATGCGGCCATAGCTGACGGTACTTATAGCGTGAATTATCAAGTAAACAAGCCAGGTAGTAACTCTGCCTCAATGGCGAACGACTATTTTTTAAAGCCTGCAAAATTAACTGTTAATAACGGTAAAATGACAATGCAGCTAACAATTAAGAAAAGCGCATGGGTGACAGAATTTAATCCCCCAGGCGGTGCTAAGTTAATTAGTACAAATGAAGCTGCCGATCAGCGCGTTGTACAGTTTTCATTATCTAATGCAAATTTAGTAACAATCGGAATGAAAATTGATATTGATGATATAGATTATCATCATGCTTATAGTGTTGATTTCGTTTTTGATAGCAGTGCACTACCTCAAGCAAAACAAGAGGAACCAAAACAGGAGCCAAAACAAACGACGCCTGCAACAACATCACCAGCGACGAACGCAGGGTCAACAAATCAGTCGTCAGGAAGTAATACTTCTTCAAATACACCAGCAACATCAAAAGAAAAAGAACAAACTGGGTCATCAAATGAGCAGTCGAGTACTTCAACAGAAAATGATGATTCCTCTAAGTCAGAGGAGCAGGTTGCTTCTTCTGAAAACGAGCAAGCTGAACAATCTGAGGTAGTAGAAAATCCAGAGACGAGCGATAATTTACCAATCTTTGCTATGTTACTTTTCGCGGCGGCATTGATTGTATTTATTCGCACAAAAAAATCAAAAACTATTGGGTAA
- the srtB gene encoding class B sortase produces the protein MRKWLRLFSVVVMIVCAMQLIQYVWSYWQVNEGLEEAQKTVLENDITALQRQNDEIIGWLSLEKSRLNNPVLQTTNNEFYLTHNYLREKSRGGSIFVDFRNERMNDRHTIFYGHVLRNGTMFGELAKFADQQYADEHPVFHFETNNRKYKLEVFAAYETTTDYYYIETDFTDESYKQFLQEISIRSVIQMPVDVTENDKIVTLSTCTTSQDETERFVVHAKVIEQ, from the coding sequence ATGAGAAAATGGCTAAGACTTTTTAGTGTTGTTGTGATGATCGTTTGCGCTATGCAGCTAATCCAATATGTGTGGAGTTATTGGCAAGTGAATGAAGGACTTGAAGAAGCTCAAAAAACGGTTCTAGAGAATGATATAACAGCTCTTCAACGACAAAATGATGAAATTATCGGGTGGTTATCATTAGAAAAGAGTAGACTAAATAATCCTGTACTCCAAACGACAAATAATGAATTTTATTTAACCCATAACTATTTGCGAGAAAAAAGTCGAGGGGGCAGCATTTTTGTAGATTTCCGAAATGAACGAATGAATGATCGCCATACCATTTTTTATGGGCATGTTTTGCGGAATGGAACAATGTTTGGCGAGCTTGCAAAGTTTGCTGATCAACAGTATGCGGATGAACATCCTGTATTTCATTTTGAAACAAATAATCGTAAGTATAAATTAGAAGTCTTTGCCGCCTATGAGACGACGACGGATTATTATTATATTGAAACAGATTTTACGGATGAATCCTATAAGCAATTTTTGCAGGAAATTTCTATTCGTTCTGTTATTCAAATGCCGGTTGATGTAACTGAAAATGATAAAATTGTGACGTTATCGACTTGCACAACATCGCAGGATGAAACAGAGCGCTTTGTCGTACACGCAAAAGTAATTGAACAATGA
- a CDS encoding ABC transporter ATP-binding protein, with amino-acid sequence MDIKQVVVSHDGKTSHLKGVSTMIPKGKITTIIGPNGCGKSTLLSVMSRNNKPLEGQVHLENRDLVEYKPKEFAKKFAIVYQQNDIPNDLTVEKLVMYGRMPHTSFFKKSSTEDEEAVTWALTCTNLLSKRQNNLLALSGGERQRVWIAMALAQKSEMLCLDEPTTYLDIYYQLELLELVKQLNEQFGLTIVMVLHDINQAIRYSNHIILMKAGQIIAEGAPRDVITKEVIKEVYGVHSVFHEDEQLGLYMMPLSI; translated from the coding sequence ATGGATATTAAACAAGTAGTTGTTTCACATGATGGGAAGACAAGCCATTTAAAGGGTGTTTCGACAATGATTCCAAAAGGTAAAATTACGACAATCATCGGACCAAATGGCTGTGGGAAATCGACGTTATTAAGTGTTATGTCCCGTAATAATAAGCCGCTAGAAGGACAGGTACATCTTGAAAATCGTGACTTAGTGGAATATAAACCGAAAGAATTTGCAAAGAAATTTGCTATTGTCTATCAGCAAAATGACATACCAAATGACTTGACTGTTGAAAAATTGGTCATGTATGGACGTATGCCTCATACTTCTTTTTTTAAAAAGAGTTCAACCGAAGACGAAGAAGCTGTGACATGGGCATTAACGTGTACAAACTTATTAAGTAAACGACAAAACAATTTATTAGCGCTTTCAGGTGGAGAGCGTCAGCGTGTATGGATCGCAATGGCATTGGCCCAAAAATCTGAAATGCTTTGTTTGGATGAACCAACAACCTATTTAGATATTTATTATCAGCTCGAACTTTTAGAGCTAGTGAAACAGTTAAATGAGCAGTTTGGTTTAACGATCGTAATGGTACTGCATGATATTAACCAGGCAATTCGCTATAGCAATCATATTATTTTAATGAAGGCTGGACAAATTATTGCAGAAGGTGCCCCACGGGATGTTATTACGAAGGAAGTTATAAAGGAAGTATATGGTGTACATTCAGTGTTTCACGAAGATGAGCAACTAGGGCTGTATATGATGCCATTAAGTATTTAA